Proteins from one Salvelinus sp. IW2-2015 linkage group LG9, ASM291031v2, whole genome shotgun sequence genomic window:
- the LOC111968629 gene encoding 1-phosphatidylinositol 4,5-bisphosphate phosphodiesterase beta-1, which yields MAGAQPGTHALKLKPPTVPDTLQNGSRFMKWDDETELLDITHIKDARTGKSTKTPKEAKLRELLDVGNLVGRIENRLLTIVTGPDMVNITYLNFMALQEEEATEWAEELFSLASNLLSHNMNRETSLEKAYVRLTLQPNSEGRIPVKNIVRMFSADKKRVETALEHCNLPFGRSDSIPLEDFTPDLYRSFLSHLCPRPELSSVFSQQGAKGAYLSVDQMTEFINERQRDPRLNEILYPPLRPSQTQTLMEKYELNHSLLKQGLITLEGLSKYLVSDENGVIPPEKLDQSEDMTFPLSHYFINSSHNTYLTAGQLAGSSSVEMYRQVMLAGCRCVELDCWKGRTTEEEPVITHGFTMTSEICFKEVIEAIAECAFKTSPFPVILSFENHVDSPKQQAKMAEYCRSIFGDALLIDPLEKYPLESGVPLPSPQELIGKILIKNKKSHKPLAAHGNKRMAEHPTNQSVAAEQATDEPSSPSNITEGEIEGEDDDDDDDDDDDDCKKTSDEGTAEEREAVATEEMSTLVNYVQPTKFNSFEASKKVNRSYQMSSFVETKALEHLTKSPVEFVEYNKQQLSRIYPKGTRVDSSNYMPQLFWNAGCQLVALNFQTIDLSMQLNLGMYEYNGKSGYRLKPEFMRRPDKHFDPFAESTVDGIVANTVKVKIISGQFLSDKKVGVYVELDMFGLPVDTRRKALKTKTSQSNAINPVWDEDPIIFKKVVLPTLASLRIAAFEEGGKFIGHRIIPVPAIRPGYRYIGLRNEKNQSLILPAVFVYIEVKDYVPDTFADVIEALSNPIRYVNLLEQRSQQLAALTLEEGEEETSKEVEANADQPGPAEPKSNLRPAPLENGLSPSPTVTPRTPTNTPQPAATEPAKPALKTEDMVQSVLIDMEAATLEELRQQKLIMREQKRHYREMKDVVKRHQKKTLEMVKEHTTKYNQAKNQHTRRHNALLKTKQHGKTRSLTPGGEAELKQFDEDGEGQLRELREQQQQQLLELRQEQYYSEKYLKREHIKQLMEKLTTVTEESQNNQMKKLKDICDKEKKDLKKKMEKRRTEKIKEAMTKEKHLAEEEKLEINKSYVNEVVQNIKRLEDAQAKRQERLVEQHKGIQQQILDEKPKLQGAVEAEYQEKFRLLPGEIQDFLQNRKGGVKGHVVPRPSTPHDTLSEEELDEDRRE from the exons TGAT GAGACAGAGTTGTTAGACATCACCCATATAAAGGATGCCAGAACAGGGAAGAGCACCAAAACACCAAAG GAGGCGAAGCTGCGTGAGCTGCTTGATGTGGGGAACCTAGTTGGTCGTATAGAAAATCGTTTGCTGACCATAGTCACAGGACCGGACATGGTCAACATCACATACCTCAACTTCATGGCCCTGCAAGAGGAAGAGgccacg GAGTGGGCTGAGGAGCTGTTCTCTCTGGCCTCCAACCTGTTGAGTCACAACATGAACAGAGAAACAAGTCTGGAGAAAGC GTATGTCAGACTGACCCTGCAGCCAAACTCAGAGGGCCGGATCCCAGTGAAGAA CATCGTCCGCATGTTCTCAGCGGACAAAAAGAGGGTGGAGACGGCTTTGGAACACTGCAACCTACCATTTGGACGG AGTGACTCTATTCCCCTTGAGGACTTCACCCCTGACCTTTACAGATCTTTCCTCTCCCACCTCTGTCCTCGGCCAGAACTCAGCTCAGTCTTCTCTCAGCA agGTGCTAAGGGTGCTTACCTGTCGGTGGATCAGATGACAGAGTTCATtaatgagaggcagagagatccTCGTCTGAATGAGATTCTGTATCCTCCTCTCAGACCCTCTCAGACACAGACCCTGATGGAGAAATATGAACTCAACCACAGCCTGCTCAaacaag GCCTGATCACGTTGGAGGGGCTCAGCAAGTACCTTGTGTCTGATGAGAACGGAGTGATTCCTCCTGAGAAGCTGGACCAGTCCGAAGACATGACCTTCCCTCTGTCTCACTACTTCATCAACTCCTCACATAACACCTAcctcacag cgggGCAGCTGGCAGGTAGTTCGTCAGTGGAGATGTACCGTCAAGTGATGTTGGCAGGCTGTCGGTGTGTGGAGTTAGACTGTTGGAAAGGACGGACCACAGAGGAGGAACCAGTCATCACACACGGCTTCACCATGACCTCAGAGATCTGCTTTAAG GAGGTGATTGAGGCCATCGCTGAGTGTGCTTTCAAAACCTCTCCTTTTCCTGTCATTCTGTCCTTCGAAAACCATGTGGACTC GCCGAAGCAACAAGCCAAGATGGCAGAATACTGTAGGTCGATTTTTGGAGATGCACTACTGATTGACCCACTGGAGAAATATCCT cTGGAGTCTGGGGTACCCCTGCCAAGTCCTCAGGAGCTGATAGGTAAGATCCTCATTAAGAACAAGAAATCCCACAAGCCCTTGGCTGCCCATGGCAACAAGAGAATGGCAGAGCACCCAACCAACCAGAGCGTAGCAGCAGAACAGGCAACAGATGAACCCTCGTCTCCTAGCAACATTACAGAAG GAGAAATAGAGGGTGAagacgatgatgatgacgatgatgatgatgacgatgactgTAAGAAGACATCAGATGAG GGGACAGCAGAGGAGCGGGAGGCCGTAGCCACAGAGGAGATGTCCACTCTGGTCAACTACGTCCAGCCCACCAAGTTTAACTCCTTCGAGGCGTCCAAAA AGGTTAATCGTAGCTATCAAATGTCATCATTTGTGGAGACTAAAGCTCTGGAGCACCTCACGAAGTCGCCCGTGGAGTTTGTGGA ATATAACAAGCAGCAGTTGAGTCGTATCTACCCTAAAGGCACTAGGGTGGACTCTTCCAACTACATGCCACAACTCTTCTGGAACGCTGGCTGCCAGCTGGTGGCGCTCAACTTCCAAACTATAG atctgtCTATGCAGTTGAACCTGGGCATGTATGAGTACAATGGGAAGAGCGGCTACAGACTGAAACCAGAGTTCATGAGACGACCAGACAAACACTTTGACCCGTTCGCTGAGAGCACCGTGGACGGCATTGTGGCTAACACAGTCAAGGTCAAG ATAATATCAGGCCAGTTTCTGAGCGACAAGAAGGTAGGTGTGTACGTAGAGCTCGACATGTTTGGTCTTCCTGTGGACACCAGGAGAAAAGCCCTGAAGACCAAGACATCCCAAAGCAACGCTATCAACCCTGTCTGGGACGAGGACCCAATCATCTTCAAGAAG GTGGTTCTCCCGACATTGGCCTCTCTGAGGATTGCTGCATTTGAGGAAGGAGGAAAGTTCATAGGTCACCGTATTATCCCTGTGCCAGCCATACGGCccg gtTATCGCTACATCGGCTTGAGGAATGAGAAGAACCAGTCTCTGATTCTGCCTGCTGTGTTTGTCTACATTGAAGTGAAGGATTATGTCCCAGACACCTTTGCAG aTGTGATCGAGGCGCTGTCTAACCCCATCCGGTATGTGAATCTCCTGGAGCAGCGGTCCCAGCAGCTGGCTGCTCTCACcctagaggaaggggaggaggagaccaGCAAAGAG GTTGAGGCTAATGCTGATCAGCCAGGGCCCGCTGAGCCAAAATCGAACCTACGACCTGCTCCTCTGGAGAACGGTCTCAGCCCCAGCCCTACCGTCACACCCAGGACTCCTACTAACACACCTCAGCCTGCAGCCACAG AACCAGCCAAACCAGCGTTGAAGACTGAAGACATGGTGCAGAGCGTTCTGATAG ATATGGAGGCAGCCACACTAGAGGAGCTCAGGCAACAGAAGCTGATCATGCGGGAGCAGAAAAGACACTACAGGGAGATGAAGGATGTGGTGAAGAGACACCAGAAGAAGACTTTGGAGATGGTGAAGGAACATACCACCAAATACAACCAGGCTAAGAAccaacacacacgcagacacaacgCTCTCCTGAAGACTAAACAACATGGTAAGACAAG aagtTTGACGCCTGGAGGGGAGGCTGAACTGAAGCAGTTTGATGAGGATGGAGAGGGGCAACTGAGGGAGCTGAgagaacaacaacagcaacagctaCTGGAGCTGAGGCAGGAACAATACTACAGCGAGAAATACCTCAAAAGAGAACATAtcaaacag CTGATGGAGAAACTGACTACGGTGACTGAGGAAAGCCAGAACAACCAGATGAAGAAATTAAAAGACATCTGTGACAA AGAAAAGAAAGACctgaaaaagaaaatggaaaagaggagaacagagaaaatCAAAGAAGCAATGACGAAAGAGAAGCACTTGGCTGAAGA GGAGAAGTTGGAGATCAACAAATCATATGTGAATGAAGTGGTACAGAACATCAAGAGG CTGGAGGATGCCCAGGCAAAACGTCAAGAGAGACTGGTGGAGCAGCACAAAGGCATCCAGCAACAGATTCTGGATGAAAAACCAAAG CTGCAGGGTGCGGTGGAGGCGGAGTACCAGGAGAAGTTCCGCCTGTTGCCGGGGGAGATCCAGGACTTCTTGCAGAACAGAAAaggaggggtcaaaggtcatgtcgTGCCCCGCCCCTCCACCCCTCATGACACACTCTCTGAGGAGGAACTAGATGAGGAccgaagggagtga
- the LOC111968630 gene encoding cell division cycle-associated protein 4 has translation MFPKGTKRKFSDSGDEPAAGGEDVNQPSSVAVRMLSSYSLQRQSLLDMSLIKLQLCHMLVEPNLCRSVLIANTVRQIQEEMTQDGTWQIMTQALSAANAAAQCSADRLVATEVLCRQTEATQGEQVLKPFPAVGSEGCPAEEEEEVVVEEEGEGGVTMSTVSPQAPTSYLPGTFGMDPCWEEENGEDEEEDEDSEECGSGSEEGDSDRLVDDSRTAEQVFGTFEIKNPAPSPDPALEELFSDVDASYYDLDTVLTGMQSAPKMGPYDLLESLSSHGPSTLSSSTSCRSDLNELDHIMEIIVGS, from the coding sequence ATGTTCCCGAAGGGCACGAAGCGCAAGTTTTCGGACTCCGGGGATGAACCTGCGGCGGGCGGTGAGGATGTAAACCAACCGAGTTCGGTGGCCGTAAGGATGCTGTCATCCTACAGCCTGCAGCGGCAGTCCCTGCTGGACATGTCCCTAATCAAGCTGCAGCTGTGCCACATGCTGGTGGAGCCCAACCTGTGCCGTTCAGTGCTGATTGCCAACACGGTGAGGCAGATCCAGGAGGAGATGACCCAGGACGGCACCTGGCAGATCATGACCCAGGCCCTGAGTGCTGCCAACGCTGCTGCCCAGTGCTCTGCAGACCGCCTGGTGGCCACCGAGGTGCTGTGTCGGCAGACAGAGGCAACCCAGGGGGAGCAGGTACTCAAGCCCTTCCCAGCGGTGGGGTCAGAGGGTTGCcctgcagaggaggaggaggaggtggtggtggaggaggaaggcGAGGGGGGGGTGACCATGTCCACGGTTTCCCCCCAAGCCCCAACCTCCTACCTGCCAGGCACCTTTGGCATGGACCCCTGCTGGGAAGAGGAGAATggtgaagatgaggaggaagatgaggacagTGAGGAGTGTGGGTCTGGTTCGGAGGAGGGAGACAGTGACAGGCTTGTGGATGACTCCAGGACAGCAGAGCAGGTCTTTGGCACGTTCGAGATCAAAAACCCTGCGCCCAGCCCTGACCCTGCCCTGGAGGAACTGTTTTCAGATGTGGATGCGTCCTATTACGACCTTGACACGGTGCTGACAGGCATGCAGAGTGCGCCTAAGATGGGGCCCTACGACCTCCTGGAGAGCCTGTCCTCCCATGGGCCCTCAACCCTCAGCTCCAGCACCAGCTGCCGATCAGACCTCAATGAACTGGACCATATCATGGAGATCATAGTGGGCTCCTGA